The window GGTGGATGAGAATCGACAATCTATCCTTGATTAAAGGATGATGATGAAGGCTATGACACAGGTGGGAATCATCGTAACCTGTTTGAATGATTTATCTATAAGCTTAATCTATTTGATGGAGGGCATAATTATCTCCCAGAATTATACAAATAGTTCCAGAACCTATGTGGAGAGCGGTTCGTATGAGATATCTGGTGCTCTCAGACATACATTCGCGCAACAAGGTGATTCGATTCGCCAATCGTCATATCCTTGAATTAGATTTAGATGCAGTAATAGTATTAGGAGATATCACTCATTTTGGCCCCCCCTCATGGGCATCAGAATTTCTATCTCAGTTGGAGAAGCGCGCCTATGCCATACCTGGTAACTGTGATCCACCAGGAACGTTGGAAGAGATAGAGCGCAGTGCTATATCCCTGCATAGAAATAGGGTAGAGGTAGGGGGGTGGACCATAGGTGGCCATGGAGGCTCCAACATCACCATTTTTAACACCCCCAACGAACTCACCGAGGAAGAGCTGGAGAAGGGTTTGAGACCCATCATGCAAGAAGGCATGGTCCTGGTCGTCCACTGCCCTCCTTATGGGATTCTGGATATGACCTCAGTCAATAGGCATGCGGGCAGTACTGCTGTGGCTAGGATGATAGAAGAATTCTCACCCAGAGTCGTATTGAGCGGTCATATCCATGAAGCGAGAGGCATATTGCAGCAGGATGGGATTCTATACATGAATCCCGGAGCGGCAAAGGATGGTTATGCTGGCGTGCTAGAACTAGAAGACGAGCCTAAGG of the Methanomassiliicoccales archaeon genome contains:
- a CDS encoding metallophosphoesterase family protein; the encoded protein is MRYLVLSDIHSRNKVIRFANRHILELDLDAVIVLGDITHFGPPSWASEFLSQLEKRAYAIPGNCDPPGTLEEIERSAISLHRNRVEVGGWTIGGHGGSNITIFNTPNELTEEELEKGLRPIMQEGMVLVVHCPPYGILDMTSVNRHAGSTAVARMIEEFSPRVVLSGHIHEARGILQQDGILYMNPGAAKDGYAGVLELEDEPKAILLEKAGEE